CTGGATGAATTTGACCAATTGCTCGATGATTCTCAGATTCACTTTGTTGAGAAAATCACTCACTACGCACCTCGTGACCACCAACTCATCTACATGAGTGCGACGACTAAGTTTGACCAAGAAAAGATTGCACCAAACACACGTACCATTGATCTTTCTGACCAAAAGTTGGACAACATCCAACACTTCTACATGCAGGTGGACCAACGTCATCGTGTGGATATGCTACGAAAACTGGCTCATGTAGAGGATTTTCGTGGTCTGGTCTTCTTTAATAGTTTGTCAGACCTTGGAAGTGCAGAAGAAAAACTACAGTATCGAGATGTCTTGGCTGTTTCTCTTGCTAGTGATGTCAATGTTAAGTTTAGAAAAGTTATCTTAGAAAAGTTTAAGGACAAGCAGCTAACCCTGCTCCTTGCAACAGACCTTCTGGCTCGTGGAATTGATATTGATAGCCTAGAATGCGTCGTAAACTTTGATATTCCTAGAGATATGGAAACCTACACTCACCGCGCTGGCCGCACAGGTCGCATGGGAAAAGAAGGCTATGTTATTACTCTCGTAACCCATCCTGAAGAACTTAAAAAACTCAAGAAATTCGCAAGTGTTCGTGAAATTGTGCTAAAAAATCAAGAACTCTATATCAAATAAGGTTGGCATTCGCCAACCTTTTTCTTATCCCCAAGTAATTTCTAATTGATAGCTGGCAAAAGGATGTCCCTCTTGATTTTTCAGTTGATAGGCTAGCTCAATCTTTTGCCCATCCAGTTTGTAGTGATTCGTTTGAATGATAAACTCCTGCATACCCATGGGAGTCGGAATATAGGCTAAACTACCACTATCCCTGAGAAAACGCATAATGGTCTTCGGATTGGAGAAACGGGTCATCACCAGTTCTTGACCATGGAATTTAATAACTACTTTTTCTTTTTCCTCATTATAAAAAAGCAGATAGCTAAAATCCCCTTTTTCACGCACTTCAACGTCATAAAGCTGGTCAATGACTTCCAACTGTTCATCAAACTGAATCCTATTTCGTATCCGAATCTTCACATCAAATCCTCTTTCTTGTCTCTTGTCCTACTATTTTACCAAAAAGAGCAGGATTTTGCTATAATGGTCATATGAACGAAAAAGTATTCCGTGATCCAGTTCACAACTACATCCATGTCAATAATCAAGTCATCTACGACTTGATCAATACAAAAGAATTTCAACGTCTGCGCCGTATCAAACAACTAGGGACTTCCAGCTATACCTTCCATGGTGGCGAGCACAGTCGCTTTTCCCACTGTTTGGGGGTCTATGAGATTGCTCGCCGTATCACAGAGATTTTTGAAGAAAAATATCCTGAAGAATGGGATCCTGCTGAGTCTCTCTTGACCATGACCGCTGCTCTCCTACACGACCTTGGGCATGGTGCCTACTCGCATACTTTTGAACATCTCTTTGATACAGACCACGAAGCCATCACTCAGGAAATTATCCAAAGTCCTGAGACAGAGATTCACCAAGTCCTGCTACAAGTAGCGCCAGACTTTCCTGAAAAAGTGGCTAGTGTCATCGACCATACCTACCCTAACAAACAGGTCGTACAGCTCATTTCCAGTCAGATTGATGCGGACCGTATGGACTATCTCTTGCGCGACTCCTATTTTACAGGAGCTTCCTATGGAGAATTTGACCTGACTCGCATTCTCCGAGTCATTCGTCCTGTCGAAAATGGCATCGCCTTTCAGCGCAATGGCATGCACGCCATCGAAGACTATGTTCTCAGTCGCTACCAGATGTATATGCAGGTTTATTTCCACCCAGCAACACGCGCCATGGAGGTTCTCCTACAAAATCTCCTCAAACGCGCCAAGGAACTCTATCCTGAAGACAAGGACTTCTTTGCACGCACTTCTCCTCATTTACTACCTTTTTTTGAAAAGAAAGTTACTCTATCTGACTATCTGGCACTTGATGACGGCGTGATGAATACCTACTTCCAACTCTGGATGACCAGTCCTGACAAGATACTAGCCGACTTGTCGCAACGTTTTGTCAACCGCAAGGTCTTTAAATCCATTACTTTTTCAGAAAAAGACCAAGACCAACTCGCAACCATGAGACAACTGGTTGAAGAAATCGGGTTTGATCCCGACTACTATACTGCTATTCATAAGAATTTTGACCTCCCTTATGATATCTATCGTCCCGAATCTGAAAATCCACGGACACAGATTGAGATTCTACAGAAAAATGGTGAACTGGCTGAACTCTCTAGCCTGTCTCCTATCGTCCAATC
This Streptococcus oralis DNA region includes the following protein-coding sequences:
- a CDS encoding DUF1934 domain-containing protein codes for the protein MKIRIRNRIQFDEQLEVIDQLYDVEVREKGDFSYLLFYNEEKEKVVIKFHGQELVMTRFSNPKTIMRFLRDSGSLAYIPTPMGMQEFIIQTNHYKLDGQKIELAYQLKNQEGHPFASYQLEITWG
- a CDS encoding DEAD/DEAH box helicase; its protein translation is MKTKLPTEWQELSDQLSFQEFTPIQTQLFEPILAGENLLGVSPTGTGKTLAYLLPSLLRLQKKKAQQLLILAPNTELAGQIFDVCKTWAEAIGLTAQLFLSGSSQKRQIERLKKGPEILIGTPGRIFELIKLKKIKMMNVESIILDEFDQLLDDSQIHFVEKITHYAPRDHQLIYMSATTKFDQEKIAPNTRTIDLSDQKLDNIQHFYMQVDQRHRVDMLRKLAHVEDFRGLVFFNSLSDLGSAEEKLQYRDVLAVSLASDVNVKFRKVILEKFKDKQLTLLLATDLLARGIDIDSLECVVNFDIPRDMETYTHRAGRTGRMGKEGYVITLVTHPEELKKLKKFASVREIVLKNQELYIK
- a CDS encoding HD domain-containing protein, with the protein product MNEKVFRDPVHNYIHVNNQVIYDLINTKEFQRLRRIKQLGTSSYTFHGGEHSRFSHCLGVYEIARRITEIFEEKYPEEWDPAESLLTMTAALLHDLGHGAYSHTFEHLFDTDHEAITQEIIQSPETEIHQVLLQVAPDFPEKVASVIDHTYPNKQVVQLISSQIDADRMDYLLRDSYFTGASYGEFDLTRILRVIRPVENGIAFQRNGMHAIEDYVLSRYQMYMQVYFHPATRAMEVLLQNLLKRAKELYPEDKDFFARTSPHLLPFFEKKVTLSDYLALDDGVMNTYFQLWMTSPDKILADLSQRFVNRKVFKSITFSEKDQDQLATMRQLVEEIGFDPDYYTAIHKNFDLPYDIYRPESENPRTQIEILQKNGELAELSSLSPIVQSLAGSRHGDNRFYFPKEMLDQNSIFASVTQQFLHLIENDHFTPNKNE